In one Trichocoleus sp. FACHB-46 genomic region, the following are encoded:
- a CDS encoding DUF2188 domain-containing protein → MSENDRYVVKHPEGWAVKKAGAQRASDVTKTQSEAEIRAKQIVSNLGGGEVRIQGKDTKWRDSDTVSPGNDPNPRKDKKH, encoded by the coding sequence ATGTCAGAAAACGATCGTTACGTTGTTAAGCATCCAGAAGGATGGGCTGTTAAGAAAGCTGGCGCTCAGCGGGCAAGTGATGTTACTAAGACACAAAGCGAAGCTGAGATTCGAGCAAAGCAGATTGTTTCCAACCTGGGAGGAGGAGAGGTTCGCATTCAAGGGAAAGACACAAAATGGCGCGATTCTGATACTGTTTCTCCAGGAAATGATCCAAATCCACGTAAGGATAAAAAACACTAG
- a CDS encoding transposase family protein — MQYRELEPLSNPEFKRWCGVSRGAFQEMVELVRPHLDRQGRPGGQAKLSVEDQVLVALAYWREYRSQFHIGVSWGLHETTVGRIVRKVEDLLIKSGKFRLLSQRQLYQPGWEGKAMVVDVGEVEIERPQKNRNATTVASSVVTP; from the coding sequence ATGCAATACCGGGAGTTGGAGCCTTTATCGAATCCTGAGTTCAAGCGCTGGTGCGGGGTGAGCCGTGGCGCTTTCCAGGAGATGGTCGAGTTGGTACGCCCGCACCTAGATCGGCAAGGACGACCGGGTGGACAGGCGAAACTGAGTGTCGAAGACCAGGTGTTAGTAGCCCTGGCTTACTGGCGAGAGTATCGCAGCCAGTTTCACATTGGGGTGAGTTGGGGATTGCATGAAACCACCGTCGGACGAATTGTGAGAAAAGTGGAAGACTTGCTGATCAAGAGTGGCAAATTTCGCCTTTTGAGTCAGCGTCAGTTGTATCAACCGGGTTGGGAGGGGAAGGCGATGGTGGTCGACGTCGGTGAGGTAGAGATTGAACGTCCCCAAAAAAACAGAAACGCTACTACAGTGGCAAGCAGCGTTGTCACACCCTAA
- a CDS encoding transposase family protein, giving the protein MVVEFATEQIICTAVDTGRTHDFKVLKRNRLPFVSSQLCLADRGYQGFAKRHAGACTPPKKRHQQPLAKEEKQHNRTLARLRVKVEHVIRRLKIFRIFSGRYRNRRKRFGLRLNLIAGLLNYELAHPS; this is encoded by the coding sequence TTGGTGGTGGAGTTTGCAACGGAGCAAATCATTTGTACGGCTGTGGACACGGGCAGGACGCATGACTTTAAGGTGCTCAAGCGCAATCGCTTGCCATTTGTCTCGTCCCAGTTGTGTTTAGCGGACCGAGGGTATCAAGGATTTGCCAAACGTCATGCTGGGGCGTGCACTCCCCCCAAGAAGAGACACCAGCAACCTTTAGCCAAAGAGGAAAAGCAGCATAATCGGACCTTAGCTCGGCTGCGGGTCAAAGTGGAGCATGTGATTCGTCGCCTCAAGATCTTCCGCATTTTTTCAGGGCGGTATCGCAACCGCAGAAAGCGGTTTGGCTTGCGATTAAATCTGATTGCTGGCTTGCTCAACTACGAACTGGCACACCCTTCCTGA